Proteins co-encoded in one Babylonia areolata isolate BAREFJ2019XMU chromosome 5, ASM4173473v1, whole genome shotgun sequence genomic window:
- the LOC143282494 gene encoding cysteine-rich protein 1-like, with product MSKCPQCKKEVYFAEKVSSLGKDWHLGCLKCKKCSKTLTPDSHAEHNGDPYCLDPCYSSEFGPGGFGHGGTESHKY from the exons ATGTCCAAGTGCCCGCAATGCAAGAAGGAAGTTTACTTCG CGGAGAAAGTTTCGTCTTTGGGCAAGGACTGGCATCTAGGTTGTCTGAAGTGTAAGAAATGCAGCAAAACTTTGACTCCAGACAGCCACGCAGAG CATAATGGTGACCCCTACTGCCTCGATCCATGTTATTCTTCTGAATTTGGACCAGGAG GTTTTGGACATGGGGGAACAGAGAGTCACAAGTACTGA